A window of Spirochaetota bacterium contains these coding sequences:
- the hypA gene encoding hydrogenase maturation nickel metallochaperone HypA, with the protein MHELSIMSNVLDIVVQHASQNGASKVTKIHLLVGELSDYIPEWMQTYFDFVSKDTIAENAELVVEMVKASLKCDDCGNEFTFNKNDWQFSCPQCNSPNITIISGRELTVKSIEIEG; encoded by the coding sequence ATGCACGAATTATCCATCATGTCCAATGTCCTTGATATCGTTGTTCAGCATGCATCACAAAACGGTGCCAGTAAGGTAACTAAAATACATCTTCTGGTTGGGGAATTGTCGGATTATATTCCTGAATGGATGCAGACATATTTTGATTTTGTAAGCAAGGATACCATTGCTGAGAATGCTGAACTGGTTGTTGAAATGGTGAAGGCATCACTCAAATGTGATGATTGCGGCAATGAGTTTACCTTTAATAAAAATGACTGGCAATTTAGCTGCCCTCAGTGTAATTCTCCCAATATCACTATTATATCAGGAAGAGAGCTTACGGTAAAAAGTATAGAAATAGAGGGGTAG
- a CDS encoding MogA/MoaB family molybdenum cofactor biosynthesis protein, translating into MMTIAIVVVSDRSYRKEREDLSGKAIEEWAKDRGYSVVEFCIVPDEREMIAQTLRNLCAKNINCILTTGGTGFAPRDVTPEATADVIERYAPGFAEAMRHASLAITKHAMLSRAIAGIRGSSIIINLPGSPKAVIENLEVIQDALPHAVRLVQGQVKDCAHE; encoded by the coding sequence ATGATGACTATAGCAATAGTTGTAGTGAGTGATAGGTCATACAGAAAAGAGCGTGAGGACCTTTCAGGCAAGGCTATAGAAGAGTGGGCTAAAGACAGGGGATATAGTGTGGTTGAATTTTGTATTGTTCCTGATGAGCGCGAGATGATAGCACAAACATTGCGGAACCTGTGTGCAAAGAATATTAATTGTATTTTGACAACAGGAGGGACTGGATTTGCTCCCCGCGATGTCACGCCTGAGGCAACGGCTGATGTTATTGAACGCTATGCTCCAGGATTTGCTGAAGCCATGCGCCATGCTTCACTTGCAATAACCAAACATGCAATGCTGTCACGGGCAATAGCGGGTATCAGGGGATCTTCAATTATCATTAACCTTCCTGGAAGCCCAAAAGCTGTTATAGAGAATTTAGAGGTTATACAGGATGCCCTGCCGCATGCTGTAAGGCTTGTGCAGGGTCAGGTTAAAGACTGTGCCCATGAATAA
- a CDS encoding FHA domain-containing protein translates to MKFVIMYYAYMKKSMKRYLKYAAIVGAYAVFLYIPGILFAGPIVAIERIIVDSLPEITIKGVVHKPEGIQISTLDRENFAIVEDNTQIHEFTVKSLDADGYIALCIDASKSLSKKNFLKLKKIAINIINKSKGKYRFIVYKFNDEVVTLSTFSKDIPSTETIESIQQHGKRTKLYNCLFAATEELARKKGRKSIILLTDGKDEGSFMLPDDVVTNAREHAIPIYTVVPERCSKAAVVSRLSKITKGKLFVATVGVEDTVIDVLHTQSQSETIPFEITFKTKKHDDAIHPIEVQFKHRSIQDNDTGYAKYSFPKNTYTIHTDLPFVVLAGIIVLLVVALVIVILVFINKWKQIVELVSMQRIPQPVSRYYSLLYEKDEAVKKDTDTLLLSTSPEYSYTNAWLVEKSGPETGKKFPLIWDEVTIGRDKENTIVINDDAVSLKHAKIKKVGNTYYLFDLASDNGTFLNNKKLLRPKPLSDWDEIQIGRTTILFRGTKIKQS, encoded by the coding sequence ATGAAATTTGTTATTATGTATTATGCATATATGAAAAAATCTATGAAACGATATCTGAAATATGCTGCAATTGTGGGTGCATACGCGGTATTTCTTTATATACCTGGTATACTGTTTGCAGGGCCAATTGTTGCCATTGAACGTATCATTGTAGATTCATTGCCTGAGATTACCATAAAGGGTGTAGTACACAAACCGGAAGGAATACAGATTAGTACTTTGGACAGAGAAAATTTTGCCATTGTGGAAGATAACACACAAATACATGAGTTTACGGTAAAGTCACTGGATGCAGATGGATATATTGCACTGTGTATTGATGCAAGCAAGAGTTTATCAAAGAAAAATTTTCTAAAGCTTAAAAAAATAGCTATAAACATTATAAACAAAAGTAAAGGCAAATATAGGTTTATTGTATACAAGTTTAATGATGAAGTTGTAACACTGAGTACATTTTCAAAAGATATACCTTCTACTGAAACAATTGAATCAATTCAGCAACATGGCAAACGAACGAAGCTATATAATTGTTTGTTTGCTGCTACTGAAGAATTAGCTCGAAAGAAAGGTAGAAAATCCATTATACTTTTAACTGATGGAAAAGATGAAGGTAGTTTTATGTTGCCTGATGACGTTGTTACAAATGCCCGTGAGCATGCAATTCCTATATATACCGTTGTCCCTGAACGGTGTTCAAAAGCTGCTGTAGTGAGCAGATTAAGTAAGATTACCAAAGGGAAATTGTTTGTTGCCACTGTAGGGGTAGAAGATACGGTGATTGACGTACTCCATACACAGTCGCAATCCGAAACCATACCATTTGAAATAACGTTCAAAACAAAAAAACATGATGACGCCATTCATCCCATAGAAGTACAATTTAAACACAGATCCATTCAGGATAATGATACAGGGTATGCAAAATACTCTTTTCCAAAGAATACCTATACAATACATACTGATCTGCCATTTGTGGTGCTGGCAGGGATTATTGTGCTTTTAGTGGTAGCGCTGGTTATTGTTATTCTGGTATTTATAAATAAATGGAAACAGATCGTTGAGCTTGTAAGCATGCAACGAATTCCTCAGCCAGTGAGTCGTTACTATTCTTTGCTCTATGAAAAAGATGAAGCTGTAAAAAAAGATACAGATACGTTGCTTTTATCAACATCTCCTGAATACAGTTATACCAATGCATGGCTGGTTGAAAAAAGCGGACCTGAAACGGGGAAAAAATTTCCTCTTATATGGGATGAGGTAACAATAGGACGGGATAAAGAGAATACGATAGTCATCAATGATGATGCTGTTTCCTTAAAACATGCAAAAATTAAAAAAGTTGGGAATACCTACTATTTATTTGACCTGGCAAGTGATAATGGCACATTTTTAAACAATAAGAAATTATTGCGTCCCAAACCTCTTTCTGATTGGGATGAAATACAGATAGGGCGAACAACCATACTGTTTCGCGGAACAAAGATAAAACAATCATAA
- a CDS encoding radical SAM protein, producing the protein MPLKVLLLSPPIFDFYYSFHRSEPLGLLYIKEVLAGYNWLDVTIFDARYKGTTKVIPTPELFNYLDHMYVKDTSWFSLFFGYKRFGYSYDTIVKYIKENAYDVVCITSLFSAYHHDVDVLVERIKKETGAIVIVGGWAVWADTNILENGKADFYVRGDGEITLPSLLQEIHCSNGNISHLPKIIDCDSSLVNEFFMHKFPHRDTWYTYYGKRMANIICSKGCVYHCDFCSIHSRYRYYQRSIDSIQQELKYLYSHGVKIVNFEDDNFLFNRRFAKQLLSLMKYYHTKGMQFLCMNGVTAPNLYAVIDDALEAGFLEFNLSLVSSHEDVVAHHNRPALHKIIKDIAWKSVGKVRVIVYIIAGLPGATVQTCIDDILFLASLPVIIGFSPLYLLPGVPLFESMGVPEDRRLCRGSALYSFGQGFTREDIASLWKVCRFINRLKIADGSNDEVRMHYEFYKKACHEHVWYYRDESGLWHEGFSFSANLPESFTICDINGATRYIG; encoded by the coding sequence ATGCCTCTCAAAGTACTATTGCTATCACCGCCAATATTTGATTTTTATTATAGCTTTCACCGCTCAGAACCATTGGGGCTTTTGTACATTAAAGAGGTATTAGCAGGATATAACTGGCTTGACGTAACAATCTTTGATGCGCGCTATAAAGGCACTACCAAAGTAATTCCAACGCCTGAGCTATTCAATTATCTTGATCATATGTATGTAAAAGATACGTCATGGTTTAGCCTTTTTTTTGGGTATAAACGATTTGGATATTCGTATGATACTATTGTTAAATATATAAAAGAAAATGCATATGATGTTGTGTGTATAACCTCTTTATTTTCAGCATATCATCATGATGTGGATGTTCTTGTAGAAAGAATTAAAAAAGAAACAGGGGCGATAGTTATTGTGGGAGGTTGGGCTGTATGGGCTGATACAAACATTTTAGAAAACGGCAAGGCTGATTTTTATGTTCGGGGTGATGGTGAAATTACATTGCCTTCGCTCCTTCAGGAGATCCATTGTTCAAATGGCAACATTTCACATCTTCCCAAAATCATTGATTGTGACAGTTCATTGGTCAATGAATTCTTTATGCATAAATTCCCACATCGTGATACCTGGTATACATATTATGGTAAGCGAATGGCAAATATCATATGCAGTAAAGGTTGTGTGTATCACTGCGATTTTTGTTCAATTCATTCTCGGTATCGCTACTACCAGCGCAGTATTGATTCAATACAGCAAGAACTAAAATACCTGTATTCACACGGAGTGAAAATAGTCAATTTTGAGGATGACAATTTTTTATTTAACAGGAGGTTTGCTAAACAGTTACTATCGCTTATGAAATACTATCATACGAAAGGGATGCAATTTTTATGTATGAATGGTGTAACAGCACCCAATCTATATGCGGTGATTGATGATGCGCTGGAAGCTGGATTTTTAGAATTCAACCTCTCGCTTGTTTCATCACATGAAGATGTTGTTGCACATCACAATCGTCCAGCATTACACAAGATTATAAAAGATATTGCCTGGAAAAGTGTGGGGAAAGTCAGGGTGATAGTGTATATCATTGCGGGGTTACCTGGTGCTACGGTTCAAACATGTATTGATGATATTCTTTTTTTAGCTTCGTTACCTGTGATAATAGGATTTTCTCCTCTTTACTTGCTTCCGGGTGTGCCATTGTTTGAAAGCATGGGGGTACCTGAAGACAGGCGGTTGTGCAGAGGGAGTGCCTTATATTCTTTTGGACAAGGGTTTACCAGGGAAGATATTGCATCACTGTGGAAGGTATGCCGATTTATTAACAGGCTTAAAATAGCTGATGGAAGTAATGATGAGGTGAGAATGCATTATGAGTTCTACAAAAAAGCCTGCCATGAACATGTGTGGTATTATCGTGACGAAAGTGGTTTATGGCATGAAGGCTTTTCGTTTTCTGCAAACCTTCCTGAAAGCTTTACTATATGTGATATCAATGGTGCCACACGATATATTGGCTGA
- a CDS encoding DNA methyltransferase, whose translation MFKPPLSMQTTTLWNYPSQHYGDKQQGNQNYPGATPSYIIWNLLMRYTQKGDLVVDPMCGSGTTIDVCKDTGRKCLGYDIHPYRKDIIKADARSLPLENNKADFVFIDPPYGDNITYSDEKDCIGKLKATEIEYFTAMEQVIHEIHRILKHEHHMGLYVCDYYNKKDGFVPIGFRLFSLLTKYFIPIDIMAVVRHNKTLQMGNYHKAALEGNFFLRGFNYLFIMYKE comes from the coding sequence ATGTTTAAACCACCATTAAGCATGCAAACCACCACGTTGTGGAATTATCCTTCACAGCATTATGGAGATAAGCAACAGGGCAACCAGAACTACCCTGGTGCTACACCGTCATATATCATCTGGAATCTTCTTATGCGCTATACACAAAAGGGAGATCTTGTTGTTGATCCCATGTGTGGTAGTGGAACTACTATTGATGTTTGCAAAGATACCGGTAGAAAATGCCTGGGCTATGATATTCACCCCTACCGCAAAGACATAATCAAAGCTGATGCACGTTCATTGCCTCTTGAAAACAATAAAGCTGACTTTGTCTTCATAGACCCACCCTATGGCGACAATATAACCTATTCTGACGAAAAGGATTGTATTGGCAAACTGAAAGCAACTGAAATAGAGTATTTTACCGCTATGGAACAGGTTATACATGAGATTCATAGAATATTAAAACATGAACACCACATGGGCTTATACGTATGCGACTACTACAATAAAAAAGATGGATTTGTACCTATTGGATTCCGTTTGTTTTCACTGTTGACAAAATATTTTATCCCCATTGATATAATGGCAGTAGTACGCCACAACAAGACACTTCAGATGGGAAATTACCACAAGGCAGCATTAGAGGGAAATTTTTTCTTACGAGGATTTAATTATCTGTTTATCATGTATAAAGAATAA
- a CDS encoding sigma-70 family RNA polymerase sigma factor — protein sequence MDNKSSDCIAQCYVLYGNYIKKIIARFCSDKDEIEDIFHDVFLKLLHAGFYNDPHSRKTKNYIVKTTRHICISRMRREIARQKYCNSKNPDTFMDIETVTDVQCKDIGDTVIDGIIVSTLNDVIDELEHDEQNLIFDKYFHNKKYIQLAAEQGVSYHFIKRKLLTVNKKLKHKLMNTIAYP from the coding sequence ATGGATAATAAAAGTTCTGATTGCATTGCTCAATGTTATGTTCTGTATGGCAATTATATCAAAAAAATTATTGCACGGTTTTGTTCTGATAAAGATGAAATTGAAGATATATTTCATGATGTTTTTTTAAAGTTGTTACATGCTGGCTTTTATAATGATCCCCATTCACGTAAAACTAAAAACTATATCGTAAAGACAACACGACATATATGTATTTCCCGTATGAGAAGGGAAATTGCACGGCAAAAGTATTGTAACAGTAAAAATCCAGACACTTTTATGGATATAGAGACTGTCACTGATGTACAATGCAAGGATATTGGCGATACTGTCATTGATGGTATTATTGTGAGCACTCTCAATGATGTTATTGATGAACTTGAACATGATGAACAAAATCTGATATTTGATAAATATTTTCATAACAAGAAATATATACAATTGGCTGCGGAGCAGGGTGTTTCATATCATTTTATAAAAAGAAAGCTTTTAACAGTTAATAAAAAGTTAAAGCATAAATTGATGAATACTATTGCATATCCATAA
- a CDS encoding SpoIIE family protein phosphatase — protein MRYIIILFCFFTILYALFVVLVNVLKRFSYAVNRWFSFIALLTAAMISCLLIPFFISTIAITELTRWYFALIIIINQAFFHYTQIFPRWEKKSPLFIIIISAIPGVVTFLLTAVTDGIILSASFDGLHIQFEYGQFIVLYLVVFVFYIMGTFLTLYYKVRRLENTSFRYQLFYVFMGNHVGALIILISFIIMPYVFKRFEYHSLGISSAALLLLYINNYAISDERYLNFKEFYLKIVYYSVVLVFTVIPTYWILVTSYRYFLAGGQIPAVAVAFLNFVYLVFFTRVIQPYLEKLIKREYAELEKRFNEFIQALSQVEEFEGDPTYWDRFFTATMDSLEYLFNVTSASFLMYNELEKAYILSHAIGQQPQVKRISVDDSLVQLCQIAKTTIHQSLFYTDEIFKPYDDVLALVKNNAIEVILPCFDQSGKLIGILFICPHKKGRPYTFNEIEFMELYRVKFNSALVNSLQIEEVKSKQVGEHDNLVVSAIKNSIIPRQMPYIEHIRISSFFMNNSNLGGEFFNAKVLHKNALAFLIADCSYSGVDAAVLALELYAAFESLSPLYDTPEKIMQLLNWVVCTSKFTERYATSFCFTFNSEALSLKYINAAFNPLIIYEIQNDSFIELDTKGIPIGIEKDFIYESKEYVIKGPCIGCIYSNGITGAVNQTGQPYSIGRIKDLIRLHNSESPALIIRRISSDIDTYTSNTAVKEDISIIIFRIE, from the coding sequence TTGAGATATATAATTATTTTATTTTGTTTTTTTACAATTTTGTATGCTTTGTTTGTAGTTCTGGTTAATGTTCTGAAGCGGTTTTCGTATGCAGTGAACAGGTGGTTTTCATTTATAGCGTTGCTTACAGCAGCAATGATTTCATGCCTGCTGATTCCTTTTTTTATTTCAACTATAGCAATAACAGAGTTAACACGCTGGTATTTTGCATTGATTATAATCATTAATCAGGCTTTCTTCCATTATACACAGATATTCCCACGCTGGGAGAAAAAGAGTCCTCTATTTATTATAATTATTTCAGCAATTCCAGGAGTGGTTACTTTTTTGCTTACGGCGGTAACCGATGGTATAATTCTTTCTGCTTCTTTTGATGGTCTCCATATTCAGTTTGAATATGGTCAGTTTATAGTGCTGTATCTGGTTGTTTTTGTTTTTTATATTATGGGAACGTTCCTCACCCTGTATTATAAAGTACGACGCCTGGAGAATACCTCTTTCAGGTATCAGCTTTTTTATGTGTTTATGGGGAATCACGTTGGTGCACTCATAATACTCATTTCTTTTATCATAATGCCCTATGTTTTCAAACGCTTTGAATATCACAGTTTAGGAATATCCTCTGCAGCTTTGCTATTATTGTATATTAATAACTATGCTATCTCTGATGAGCGATATCTTAACTTTAAAGAATTTTATCTTAAAATTGTGTATTATAGCGTTGTGCTGGTATTTACAGTAATTCCAACATACTGGATTCTTGTTACCAGTTACCGGTATTTTCTGGCAGGAGGCCAGATACCTGCAGTTGCTGTCGCCTTTTTAAATTTCGTATATTTAGTTTTCTTCACCAGGGTTATACAGCCATATTTAGAAAAATTGATTAAAAGAGAATATGCTGAATTAGAAAAACGTTTTAATGAATTTATTCAGGCATTATCGCAGGTTGAAGAATTTGAAGGTGATCCCACATACTGGGATAGGTTCTTTACTGCCACAATGGATTCACTGGAATACCTTTTTAATGTAACATCTGCTTCATTTTTAATGTATAATGAATTGGAAAAGGCATATATTTTGAGCCATGCTATAGGGCAGCAGCCCCAGGTAAAAAGAATATCTGTTGATGATTCACTGGTTCAATTATGCCAGATAGCAAAAACAACAATACATCAATCATTATTCTACACTGATGAAATATTTAAGCCGTATGATGATGTACTGGCATTGGTAAAAAACAATGCTATTGAAGTTATTCTCCCATGTTTTGACCAGTCGGGAAAACTTATAGGAATACTTTTTATTTGCCCTCATAAAAAAGGAAGGCCGTATACATTTAATGAAATTGAGTTTATGGAGTTGTACAGAGTAAAATTTAACAGTGCACTTGTTAATTCACTTCAGATTGAAGAGGTCAAGTCAAAACAGGTTGGCGAACATGATAATTTAGTTGTGAGTGCTATAAAAAATTCAATTATCCCCCGTCAGATGCCCTATATTGAGCACATCAGGATAAGCTCATTTTTTATGAACAATTCTAATTTAGGAGGGGAATTCTTCAATGCAAAGGTTTTACATAAAAATGCACTGGCCTTTTTAATAGCCGATTGTTCCTACAGTGGAGTGGATGCAGCAGTATTGGCATTGGAACTCTATGCTGCGTTTGAGTCTTTATCCCCCCTATATGACACTCCGGAAAAAATTATGCAGTTATTGAACTGGGTGGTATGTACATCCAAATTTACTGAAAGGTATGCCACTTCATTTTGTTTTACATTTAACTCTGAAGCACTATCACTGAAATATATTAATGCAGCGTTTAATCCCTTGATTATATATGAAATTCAAAATGATAGTTTTATAGAGTTAGATACAAAAGGAATCCCCATTGGTATAGAGAAAGATTTTATCTATGAATCAAAAGAATATGTAATCAAAGGGCCATGTATTGGTTGTATTTACTCTAATGGCATTACGGGTGCTGTAAATCAAACAGGGCAACCATATTCTATTGGAAGAATTAAAGATCTCATAAGACTCCACAACAGTGAAAGCCCTGCTCTTATAATCAGGCGTATTTCTTCAGACATAGATACATATACAAGCAATACAGCTGTTAAAGAAGATATCAGTATTATTATATTTCGAATAGAATGA
- a CDS encoding DHH family phosphoesterase — MININFEESAKTITSLLQEQKNIAIIIKGSPDPDALASSYFFWKLCTLLHVKATIYGFMPASLPSNKEFISIFNIPFNIVADLKEINLSRFSGYIVCDYQIAALEDNFATIPCIIHLDHHSPAEHDVPARFRLLTDKVSSTSTLCALLMQHISFVSLEDVPSLATSLYVGIKTDSDDFKHVGEYDTMALEYIKPFCNMTIIEQIENTPLTPHALSLLQKAMKNAIVYKDWLIAGVGFVEERYRDTIAIIADYLLQNNPVELVVVYGAVYHNNHTKLDIDASFRTRSEDFDLNELIKNITPDGGGRKYKGAFQVHIDYFVHCPDQDTLWEIIEITTNQILKNQRDSSLKIVLQSKFKNFKKILKHLFRL; from the coding sequence ATGATTAATATTAATTTTGAAGAATCAGCAAAAACTATTACATCTTTGTTACAGGAACAGAAAAATATAGCAATTATTATAAAAGGTTCTCCAGATCCAGATGCATTAGCTTCGTCATATTTTTTCTGGAAACTATGTACATTGTTACATGTTAAAGCCACTATATATGGATTTATGCCTGCTTCTCTGCCATCTAATAAAGAATTTATATCTATTTTCAATATACCGTTTAACATTGTAGCGGATTTAAAAGAAATAAATCTTAGCAGATTTTCAGGGTATATTGTATGTGATTATCAGATAGCAGCTCTTGAAGATAATTTTGCTACTATTCCCTGTATAATCCATTTAGACCACCATTCACCAGCGGAACATGATGTTCCTGCACGTTTTCGCCTATTAACTGATAAAGTATCTTCAACAAGCACACTCTGTGCATTGTTGATGCAGCATATATCATTTGTATCATTAGAAGATGTTCCCAGTCTGGCAACATCACTATATGTAGGCATTAAAACGGATTCTGATGATTTTAAACATGTGGGTGAATATGATACAATGGCACTGGAATATATTAAGCCATTTTGCAATATGACAATAATTGAACAGATTGAAAATACGCCTTTAACTCCGCATGCATTGAGCCTGTTACAGAAAGCAATGAAAAACGCCATTGTTTATAAAGATTGGCTTATTGCTGGGGTTGGATTTGTGGAAGAAAGGTATCGTGATACTATCGCCATTATTGCGGATTATCTTTTGCAAAATAATCCTGTTGAGCTTGTGGTAGTATATGGGGCAGTGTATCATAATAATCACACTAAATTGGATATTGACGCATCATTCAGGACAAGAAGCGAAGATTTTGATTTAAATGAGCTCATAAAAAATATTACTCCTGATGGCGGCGGACGCAAGTACAAGGGTGCATTTCAGGTTCATATTGATTATTTTGTACATTGCCCTGATCAGGATACGTTGTGGGAGATAATAGAAATAACTACAAATCAGATATTAAAAAATCAAAGAGATAGTAGTTTAAAAATTGTATTGCAGAGTAAATTTAAAAACTTTAAAAAAATACTTAAACATTTATTTCGCTTATAA
- a CDS encoding M23 family metallopeptidase yields the protein MKVKLKILKSDIERQLKEKYYLKKKQWSKKWDKFLEHGHEKMTIMFIPHNEQKIFNFQISRFTILFFSSLMMIVIVTSAYAIIKNAAVKREEERLLSNYKDIRSQLIRFEQLTNELDKELDSIKPDIEDLYELATNNNNTQSIWESSIISVEDPSMRQYSAILPSEVKTLRVLQKDLICTTNTVKTIKNFIDVRNKVIYDTPSIIPNPGHITSLFGWRRSPFGFGRDFHSGIDIAAPQGTEIRATAPGVVISSSWGGGYGFMVRIKHKYGYETIYGHCSKVIVFPGQNVQKGQVVAYVGQTGSATGSHCHYEIRLGGVPINPYPYMSKMW from the coding sequence ATGAAAGTAAAGCTAAAAATACTAAAGAGCGATATTGAGCGACAGCTCAAAGAAAAATATTATCTGAAGAAGAAACAATGGTCTAAAAAGTGGGATAAATTCCTTGAACATGGCCACGAAAAAATGACCATAATGTTCATTCCCCACAATGAACAGAAAATATTTAATTTTCAGATATCTCGTTTCACCATACTTTTTTTCAGTTCCTTAATGATGATAGTTATCGTTACTTCAGCTTACGCAATAATCAAAAATGCTGCAGTAAAACGTGAAGAAGAACGTTTACTATCAAACTACAAAGATATACGATCACAGCTTATACGGTTTGAGCAGCTGACAAATGAGCTTGATAAAGAATTAGATTCCATAAAACCTGATATTGAAGATCTATATGAATTGGCTACCAATAACAATAATACTCAGTCAATCTGGGAATCATCCATAATTTCAGTGGAAGACCCCTCAATGCGTCAATATTCGGCAATTTTGCCTTCTGAAGTTAAAACATTGCGAGTATTGCAAAAGGATCTGATCTGTACAACAAATACTGTAAAAACAATAAAGAATTTTATTGATGTACGTAATAAAGTTATTTATGACACCCCGTCAATAATTCCTAATCCCGGGCACATCACTTCCCTTTTTGGATGGCGCCGTTCCCCATTTGGTTTTGGAAGGGATTTTCATTCCGGCATTGATATCGCAGCACCTCAGGGTACTGAAATACGTGCCACTGCTCCGGGAGTAGTCATATCCTCTTCCTGGGGTGGTGGTTATGGATTTATGGTCAGAATTAAACATAAATACGGCTATGAAACGATCTATGGGCACTGTTCCAAAGTAATAGTATTCCCGGGGCAGAATGTACAGAAAGGACAGGTTGTTGCCTATGTTGGCCAAACCGGTTCTGCAACGGGGAGCCACTGTCACTATGAAATACGTTTAGGCGGGGTGCCAATAAATCCTTACCCATATATGAGCAAGATGTGGTAA
- a CDS encoding YkgJ family cysteine cluster protein — protein sequence MGCKRCGTCCNDIRLAESPEMLKKAYEYWLKMPSVDPKFSEIYLIYPMLTFIYENKSEDLPYHYSCKHFTRDSNGLGVCSIYEIRPRMCRDFPYYEGVELAYEDKVSPYDGCGYNE from the coding sequence ATGGGATGTAAACGGTGTGGAACATGCTGTAATGATATCAGGCTGGCTGAGTCGCCTGAAATGCTAAAGAAAGCATATGAATACTGGCTAAAGATGCCTTCAGTTGACCCTAAATTTTCTGAGATATATCTTATTTATCCCATGCTGACGTTTATCTATGAAAACAAGTCTGAGGATTTGCCCTACCATTATTCTTGCAAACATTTTACACGCGATAGCAATGGTCTGGGTGTCTGTAGCATTTACGAAATAAGGCCACGGATGTGCAGAGATTTCCCATATTATGAAGGAGTTGAACTTGCTTATGAAGACAAAGTAAGCCCTTACGATGGATGTGGGTATAATGAATAA
- a CDS encoding Na+/H+ antiporter subunit E, translating to MTSDDKKNKLRAILFYTMIAAYSYLVLTIGSGNDILFWSYEEFIFGTVISIILASVTYWLIPIKITGKLLNPFFYLGLILYFAGPFFVALLIANVEVMYRIITGKIKPAIVKVDPEIQDEMGVYLLANSITLSPGTLTLGFDPEKRKLFIHCLYWTKSKEYSAVPKDVAGFLHFFLKKLFR from the coding sequence ATGACATCTGATGATAAAAAAAATAAGCTTCGTGCAATCTTATTTTATACGATGATTGCAGCATATTCCTACCTTGTATTGACTATAGGTTCTGGCAATGATATTCTTTTCTGGTCGTATGAAGAGTTTATTTTTGGCACTGTAATCAGTATTATACTGGCATCTGTAACCTACTGGCTTATACCAATAAAGATTACCGGTAAATTGTTAAATCCATTCTTTTATCTTGGGTTAATTCTATACTTTGCAGGGCCTTTTTTCGTAGCGCTGCTCATAGCTAATGTTGAAGTGATGTATCGGATTATCACCGGGAAAATTAAGCCTGCAATTGTAAAAGTTGACCCTGAAATTCAGGATGAAATGGGAGTATATTTACTGGCAAATTCGATTACCCTATCCCCTGGAACATTAACCTTAGGTTTTGATCCTGAAAAAAGAAAATTATTCATTCATTGTTTGTACTGGACTAAAAGCAAAGAATATTCAGCTGTGCCAAAGGATGTTGCAGGCTTTTTACACTTTTTTTTAAAAAAGCTTTTTAGGTAA
- a CDS encoding monovalent cation/H+ antiporter complex subunit F — translation MYDFNSIFLLSALLCIVYVCIIVIRIAFSHNVPERIVALDTINTLIIVIMIVLGAAQKKALYIDIGIVYGIISFIGTLYIARYLIDERK, via the coding sequence ATGTATGATTTCAATTCAATATTCCTGTTATCTGCGCTGTTATGCATAGTGTATGTATGTATCATTGTGATACGGATTGCATTCAGCCATAATGTGCCCGAACGAATAGTGGCCCTGGATACCATTAACACATTAATAATTGTTATCATGATTGTACTGGGTGCAGCTCAGAAAAAAGCCTTATATATTGATATTGGAATTGTGTATGGGATTATCTCGTTTATTGGGACATTATATATTGCCCGCTACCTTATAGATGAGAGGAAATAA